One Nicotiana tomentosiformis chromosome 4, ASM39032v3, whole genome shotgun sequence genomic window carries:
- the LOC138909619 gene encoding uncharacterized mitochondrial protein AtMg00860-like, translating into MAVLGHVASSEGIKVDPKKIEAVQSWPRSSSATKIWSFLILARYYRRFVEGFSSIATPLTRLTQKGSPFRWSDECEESFQKLKTALTITPVLVFSSATGSYTVYCDASRIGIRCVLMQEGRVIAYGLHQLNPHELAVIVHALKI; encoded by the coding sequence ATGGCGGTTTTGGGCCATGTGGCgtcgagtgaggggattaaggtagatccgaagaagattgaagcagttcagagttggcccagatcgtcttcagctactaagatctggagttttcttatTTTGGCCAGGTATTATCgccgttttgtagagggtttctcgtccattgctacacctttgaccagattgacccagaaaggttctccattcaggtggtccgacgagtgtgaggagagctttcagaagctcaagactgccttaaccATAACTCCAGTCCTAGTTTTTTCCTCAGCaacaggctcttatacagtgtattgtgatgcttcgcggaTTGGCATcagatgtgtattgatgcaggagggtagggttaTTGCTTATGGTTTGCAccagttgaatccccatgagTTGGCAGTTATTGTCCACGCATTGAAAATTTGA